One window of uncultured Methanoregula sp. genomic DNA carries:
- a CDS encoding regulator of amino acid metabolism, contains ACT domain protein encodes MWSDIIHEFADSPSQSRVVRFLLENGFGITEDGRISCNGIEMPATAVAKAIGSDRRVVDSTARRILERPMLRDIFLNMRATPDLSKVAESLGYTVITVLPKNANERGIVGAAVKVLSNHMLSIRQIFVTDPEFSEEPKLVIIVEDPLPHGVIEEIRALPQVKQVII; translated from the coding sequence ATGTGGTCTGATATCATCCATGAGTTTGCAGACTCCCCTTCCCAGAGCCGGGTCGTCCGTTTCCTCCTCGAAAACGGATTTGGCATAACCGAAGACGGGCGGATCAGCTGCAATGGCATCGAGATGCCGGCAACTGCCGTGGCAAAGGCCATCGGGTCTGACCGGCGGGTCGTGGATTCCACGGCGCGGCGCATCCTGGAGCGGCCAATGCTCCGGGATATTTTCCTCAACATGCGGGCAACGCCGGACTTAAGCAAAGTCGCCGAGTCGCTCGGGTATACCGTAATCACGGTTCTTCCGAAGAACGCAAACGAGCGCGGGATTGTCGGTGCTGCAGTCAAAGTTCTCTCAAACCACATGCTCTCGATCCGGCAGATTTTTGTCACGGATCCGGAATTTTCTGAGGAGCCAAAGCTTGTAATCATTGTCGAAGATCCCCTGCCCCATGGCGTGATCGAAGAGATCCGGGCGCTGCCTCAGGTAAAACAGGTCATCATCTGA
- a CDS encoding BMP family ABC transporter substrate-binding protein yields the protein MNAERLIFGAVVAAVAIFLLVLVVTVPHDPSLPVVYIVYSSEKGDNSYTDSAYRGLFAAQEAMPFSKREFTSLDPQQFPVLSGSAKPGLVITVGYPYTNDTKRLAAENPEVRFLAVDQAGIGSTNVRSYEISSYGDSYLAGVLAASASRTHKTGIILGTRTPLLDAFRQGYLDGVHAADPAATVDVAYVWDTAAGFSDPARAGQIAGGMYRNGTDVIYTVAGLSGTGAITEAKTAPGRYIIGVDSDQTDLGPSVVLASAVNRVDMVVQAGIQEHLNGSFNGGNTVAGLNEGVTGLVFNPKFAAYNATVITWEEKAKDAEARYLAARMTTASV from the coding sequence ATGAACGCCGAGCGACTTATCTTCGGTGCCGTTGTTGCGGCAGTGGCCATTTTCCTGCTGGTACTGGTAGTTACCGTCCCGCATGACCCCTCGCTGCCGGTTGTGTATATTGTCTATAGTTCGGAGAAGGGCGACAACTCCTACACCGACAGTGCGTACCGGGGCCTGTTTGCAGCACAGGAAGCAATGCCCTTTTCCAAGCGTGAATTCACATCGCTGGATCCACAACAGTTTCCCGTGCTGAGCGGATCCGCAAAACCCGGCCTTGTCATCACGGTCGGTTATCCCTACACCAATGATACAAAACGGCTTGCAGCGGAGAATCCGGAAGTTCGGTTCCTTGCGGTCGACCAGGCCGGTATCGGGTCGACGAATGTCAGGTCGTACGAGATCTCTTCCTATGGCGACAGCTACCTTGCCGGTGTTCTTGCCGCATCTGCAAGCAGGACTCACAAAACCGGTATTATCCTCGGGACACGAACGCCCCTGCTCGATGCGTTCCGGCAGGGATACCTGGACGGAGTCCATGCCGCTGATCCGGCTGCAACGGTTGACGTGGCCTATGTTTGGGATACTGCGGCAGGCTTTTCGGATCCGGCCCGGGCCGGCCAGATTGCCGGGGGGATGTACCGGAACGGGACGGATGTGATCTATACCGTTGCCGGATTGTCCGGGACCGGGGCGATCACTGAAGCAAAGACAGCACCGGGACGGTACATTATCGGAGTTGATTCCGACCAGACAGACCTTGGGCCTTCCGTGGTGCTCGCATCGGCAGTCAACCGGGTGGATATGGTTGTGCAGGCCGGCATTCAGGAGCACCTGAACGGATCGTTTAATGGCGGTAATACTGTGGCCGGACTCAATGAAGGCGTAACCGGCCTTGTGTTCAATCCGAAATTTGCGGCGTACAATGCAACGGTCATTACCTGGGAAGAAAAGGCAAAGGATGCAGAAGCCCGGTACCTTGCAGCCCGCATGACAACGGCATCGGTTTGA
- a CDS encoding C13 family peptidase, translating into MIPIERKQIWLIASILLLIVVAAWAGYTLIHANTPVRIGVLLPVTGDIELKEPLEWAKENINRHGGIGGRPVELVYRNTGSGNTSQLAGELLADDSIRIVIGPPTSDDVYMLAPEFIEKQKLLISPLATSGDIVRAFGKKGYFWRTTQGDVAQVNTIIGLLDGKGVHRIALLTENSTYGRTFYDWTGFFATENGLDLVSIRQFEPGSPTLNANVADALKENPEYLIAACGPSDAVTIRRAMDQSGKPVKLFLTDDAVSPDLIRSLGPAAEGIEGTSPGADPTTGFAVAYREKFGHEPTDYAAPAYDALLLAAYTTARQDAAPFESLDDSIRKVVYGNGTVRGWDAQDSHEALVDLRSGKEPAVTGASGPLDYDTDFGVDPLITWYSHWIIEDGDFRTLEEISSSKIGKSVKSGESVSRSRVSDPLISLAGNSTENIGPASKRNNFVAVLVGPSKGWNNYRHQADALTVYSLLRENGVDDDHIILMTYDDIPAIPENPLRGDIHNIPKGKNIRTGAVVDYAGSRVTAETFRHVLSGHKTATSPVVVESNASTDVFVYIASHGAPGVIVFGSDPEPFTTDDFTEITDTMARNNQYREMVFLVDTCFGESIATGAQAKGILFLTGAARNEPSLGAVYDMDIRQWLSDEFTSSAINQIRANPNITFRQLYAAAYENVTGSHVHMIDTGNFTLDQPVREFLRP; encoded by the coding sequence GTGATACCCATAGAACGAAAACAAATCTGGCTGATTGCTTCCATTCTTCTCCTCATCGTCGTTGCAGCCTGGGCGGGGTATACCCTTATCCATGCAAATACACCGGTTCGAATCGGAGTCCTTCTCCCGGTAACGGGAGATATCGAGCTCAAAGAGCCACTCGAATGGGCAAAAGAGAATATCAACCGGCATGGCGGGATCGGTGGCAGGCCGGTGGAACTGGTGTACAGGAATACCGGGTCCGGCAATACCTCGCAGCTTGCGGGGGAACTGCTGGCGGATGATTCCATCCGCATCGTTATCGGGCCCCCGACCAGTGACGATGTTTATATGCTTGCACCGGAATTCATTGAAAAGCAGAAACTCCTCATCAGTCCTCTCGCTACTTCGGGAGACATTGTCCGGGCATTTGGCAAGAAAGGATATTTCTGGCGGACAACCCAGGGAGACGTGGCACAGGTAAATACCATCATCGGGCTTCTGGATGGCAAAGGAGTGCATCGCATTGCCCTGCTCACTGAGAACTCAACGTACGGCCGGACATTCTATGACTGGACCGGTTTTTTTGCAACCGAGAACGGACTTGACCTCGTATCCATCAGGCAGTTTGAACCGGGCAGTCCCACGCTTAACGCTAATGTTGCAGATGCCCTTAAGGAAAACCCGGAATATCTCATTGCTGCCTGCGGTCCGTCCGATGCAGTGACCATCCGGCGGGCAATGGATCAGTCCGGAAAACCGGTAAAACTGTTCCTCACCGATGATGCCGTCTCCCCGGACCTGATCAGATCGCTTGGTCCTGCCGCGGAAGGAATTGAGGGGACTTCTCCCGGAGCGGATCCGACAACCGGTTTTGCGGTTGCATACCGGGAAAAGTTCGGGCATGAACCTACCGATTACGCAGCACCCGCATATGATGCACTCCTTCTCGCCGCATACACGACCGCACGGCAGGACGCCGCTCCTTTCGAATCCCTGGATGATTCGATTCGCAAGGTCGTGTACGGCAACGGGACCGTAAGGGGATGGGATGCCCAGGACTCGCACGAAGCGCTCGTTGATCTTCGGTCCGGGAAGGAACCTGCAGTCACCGGTGCCAGCGGCCCGCTGGATTATGACACGGACTTTGGCGTTGACCCCCTGATTACCTGGTACTCCCACTGGATCATTGAAGACGGGGATTTCCGGACCCTTGAAGAAATCAGCTCATCAAAGATTGGAAAATCCGTCAAGAGCGGGGAATCGGTATCACGGTCCCGGGTCTCGGACCCGCTCATATCCCTGGCCGGGAACAGCACGGAAAACATTGGCCCTGCATCAAAGAGAAATAATTTTGTGGCAGTCCTTGTAGGCCCCTCGAAAGGGTGGAATAATTACCGGCACCAGGCCGATGCCCTGACCGTGTATTCCCTGCTCCGCGAGAACGGGGTCGATGACGACCATATCATTCTCATGACCTATGATGACATTCCCGCCATCCCGGAAAATCCCCTGCGGGGAGATATCCACAATATCCCGAAAGGAAAAAATATCCGCACCGGGGCTGTCGTGGATTATGCCGGGTCACGGGTAACTGCAGAAACGTTCCGGCATGTTCTCTCGGGCCATAAGACTGCGACAAGCCCGGTTGTCGTGGAAAGCAATGCCAGTACCGATGTGTTTGTGTACATTGCAAGCCACGGTGCACCGGGGGTTATCGTGTTCGGCTCCGATCCCGAACCATTTACCACAGATGATTTCACAGAGATCACGGATACAATGGCCCGGAATAACCAGTACCGGGAAATGGTTTTTCTCGTTGATACCTGTTTTGGGGAGAGCATCGCAACCGGTGCACAAGCCAAAGGGATCCTGTTCCTTACCGGGGCCGCAAGAAACGAGCCTTCGCTTGGAGCGGTCTATGATATGGACATCCGGCAGTGGCTCTCGGATGAGTTTACATCGAGTGCAATCAACCAGATCCGGGCAAATCCAAATATCACGTTCCGGCAACTCTATGCCGCAGCCTATGAGAACGTGACCGGTTCGCACGTCCACATGATCGATACGGGGAATTTCACGCTGGACCAGCCGGTCCGGGAGTTCCTGCGCCCATGA
- a CDS encoding cache domain-containing protein, which yields MMVAFVKEAVSYANTHGKEAALAEFSNKNGSFFRGDLYIYAYDFNGTTIAHPVNPEKIGVNRLMEPDAKGHLFISELRDVARNGSGFVEYYYINPVHNKTVEKKLGYVEKAGDDWWLGSGIYMEPGPVTTSP from the coding sequence ATGATGGTTGCGTTTGTCAAGGAAGCTGTTTCCTATGCCAATACGCACGGCAAAGAGGCGGCACTTGCGGAATTCTCAAACAAAAACGGCTCATTTTTCCGGGGAGACCTCTATATTTATGCCTATGACTTCAACGGGACCACCATTGCCCATCCGGTTAATCCTGAAAAGATTGGTGTGAACCGTCTTATGGAACCCGATGCAAAGGGTCACCTGTTCATCAGCGAGCTCCGGGATGTTGCCAGGAATGGTTCCGGTTTTGTCGAATATTACTACATCAACCCCGTGCACAACAAAACGGTTGAAAAGAAACTCGGGTACGTGGAGAAAGCCGGAGATGACTGGTGGCTTGGCTCCGGTATCTATATGGAGCCGGGCCCGGTAACGACAAGCCCATAA
- a CDS encoding anti-sigma factor antagonist (This anti-anti-sigma factor, or anti-sigma factor antagonist, belongs to a family that includes characterized members SpoIIAA, RsbV, RsfA, and RsfB.): protein MPQVLQIRQRKTDTAVVLYLSGRLDANTSSELDAVLRQLVGTGSQQIVINFSDTQYISSSGLRVMLTWLRKMKKKQGELKIACLSPRVHEVLFLAGFNRIFTLYETENAALESFSLVDLDDNEKRILDAVASTLDIEEDRRRTEESLIQSETMYRAIFESSGTAMAIIDEDLTIFLVNSEFEKLVGYPKEELSEIVTLLPFVVRDDLGIVTEFHDLIRKNMDSQPRHYEFRLKDREGNIRNIYVSLDMIPGTPRRIYSLLDITELRKIEEDLRHELTRKREFIILTAHELRTPLQPVLGYLHMIREDAEVYGLNAEGKILLDKCSKNVDHVREIIEHIIKQGDPGYGPEQMLPRFKPQYRETFPRDLLKSYIAILKFNGDIGIDIRIPADLKIITDSEYFFLIIQSLLFNLIRFSATSAKIEISEYDDEKYHNFIIKNKSAVISQEIIPNLFKPFTVTKESKLLEKFGFIGISLPVAKKIAELLNGDISVTSEPCAGIAFTLSLPR, encoded by the coding sequence ATGCCCCAGGTTCTGCAGATACGCCAGAGAAAGACAGATACTGCGGTTGTACTTTATCTGTCGGGAAGGCTTGACGCCAACACTTCCTCGGAACTGGATGCGGTGCTCAGGCAGCTCGTCGGGACCGGGAGCCAGCAGATCGTCATCAATTTTTCCGATACCCAATATATCAGCAGTTCGGGTCTCCGCGTGATGCTGACCTGGCTGCGAAAAATGAAGAAAAAGCAGGGTGAACTGAAAATCGCCTGCCTCTCGCCCCGGGTTCACGAGGTACTATTTCTCGCCGGTTTCAACCGCATATTTACCCTCTACGAGACCGAGAATGCGGCGCTTGAGAGCTTCTCGCTCGTGGATCTTGACGATAATGAGAAACGGATCCTGGATGCCGTTGCCTCGACTCTCGATATCGAGGAAGACCGGAGGCGCACGGAAGAGAGCCTGATCCAGTCCGAAACCATGTACCGGGCGATTTTTGAAAGTTCCGGTACTGCCATGGCCATCATTGATGAAGACCTGACCATTTTCCTTGTCAATTCCGAATTCGAGAAACTGGTCGGCTATCCCAAAGAAGAACTATCCGAGATAGTTACCCTGCTGCCTTTCGTAGTCAGGGACGATCTCGGGATTGTAACCGAGTTCCATGATCTGATCCGGAAGAATATGGATTCCCAGCCCCGGCATTACGAGTTCCGGCTCAAGGACCGGGAAGGTAATATCAGGAACATTTACGTCAGCCTCGATATGATCCCGGGAACTCCGCGGCGCATCTATTCGCTCCTTGATATTACCGAGCTGCGCAAGATCGAAGAGGACCTCCGGCACGAGCTGACCCGCAAGCGGGAGTTTATCATCCTGACTGCCCATGAGCTCCGCACTCCGCTCCAGCCCGTCCTTGGATACCTGCATATGATTCGTGAGGATGCGGAGGTATACGGCCTGAATGCGGAAGGAAAAATCCTCCTTGACAAATGCTCAAAAAATGTGGACCATGTGCGGGAGATTATCGAACATATCATCAAACAGGGAGATCCGGGGTATGGTCCGGAACAGATGCTCCCCCGGTTCAAGCCCCAGTACCGCGAGACATTCCCGAGGGACCTGCTCAAGTCGTATATCGCTATTCTCAAATTCAATGGTGATATCGGGATAGATATCAGGATTCCGGCCGACCTGAAAATAATCACTGACAGCGAATATTTTTTCTTAATCATCCAGAGCCTGCTGTTCAACCTGATCCGGTTTTCTGCAACCTCTGCAAAAATTGAGATCAGTGAATATGATGATGAAAAATATCATAATTTTATCATCAAAAATAAAAGTGCCGTCATTTCGCAGGAAATTATCCCAAACCTGTTCAAGCCTTTTACGGTAACAAAGGAATCCAAGCTCCTGGAAAAATTCGGGTTTATCGGAATCAGCCTGCCGGTTGCAAAAAAAATAGCGGAACTTCTTAACGGGGATATTTCAGTTACGAGCGAGCCCTGTGCCGGGATTGCATTCACACTCTCGCTCCCCCGGTAA